In Verrucomicrobiota bacterium, the following proteins share a genomic window:
- a CDS encoding MarR family transcriptional regulator, with product MGTRWGINRTVAQIHALLYLSPRPLPAETLAETLGVARSNVSTSLKELQGWGIVKLVHVLEDKRDHFESMKEVWEMFRIVLDERKRREIDPTVAVLRDCITEAEKDEATDEYTEQRLRDLCAFFETTTAWYAQIRQWPTGALTRFVKLGDKARKLLGIAND from the coding sequence ATGGGCACACGCTGGGGCATCAACCGTACCGTCGCCCAGATTCACGCGTTGCTTTACCTCTCGCCCAGGCCCTTGCCCGCCGAGACCCTCGCCGAGACGCTGGGCGTCGCGCGTTCGAACGTCAGCACCAGCCTCAAAGAGCTGCAGGGCTGGGGAATCGTGAAGCTGGTTCACGTGCTGGAGGACAAGCGCGACCATTTCGAGTCGATGAAAGAGGTGTGGGAAATGTTCCGCATCGTCCTGGACGAGCGGAAGCGGCGCGAGATCGATCCGACCGTGGCCGTGTTGCGCGATTGCATCACCGAAGCCGAGAAGGACGAAGCGACCGACGAATACACCGAACAACGCCTGCGCGACCTGTGCGCCTTTTTTGAAACCACCACCGCGTGGTACGCCCAGATCCGTCAATGGCCCACCGGCGCGCTGACGCGGTTTGTGAAGCTCGGCGACAAAGCGCGGAAGCTGTTGGGAATCGCGAATGATTGA
- a CDS encoding DUF393 domain-containing protein → MNTEITDNGGATRPNACVLYDGACPMYTRLARRFAPVLGRRQFDLAPLQTPWVRARLGLGSDELLREMRLHTGDGQIFGGADALVQIARAIWWAWPFYAMMQLPGARPLLRLGYRCVANRPLEPLRVPLTRPADSLSPTGREGRGGRFVGSFLGLRAMRMALAPKTVRTAAFRLLLRTLRSRALKRPKGHGPEERFMGSLLGFKTMLSPHEPGRASPSRRAARRDWNTSDSARWGQARPTVRFMGRNPNHSRGWRSWLFTILFTAGPAFWFFHPPFMNHVMLPFLKVIGAF, encoded by the coding sequence GTGAATACTGAAATTACTGATAATGGAGGCGCAACGCGGCCCAACGCCTGCGTCCTTTACGACGGCGCCTGCCCAATGTACACGCGACTGGCCCGCCGTTTCGCGCCCGTCCTCGGACGTCGCCAGTTCGATTTAGCCCCGCTCCAAACGCCCTGGGTCCGAGCGCGGCTCGGACTGGGATCGGACGAGCTGCTTCGGGAAATGCGGCTGCACACGGGCGACGGCCAAATATTCGGCGGAGCGGATGCGCTGGTGCAAATTGCGCGCGCGATTTGGTGGGCCTGGCCTTTTTATGCCATGATGCAACTCCCCGGCGCCAGGCCGCTCCTCCGGCTCGGTTACCGTTGCGTGGCCAACCGTCCTCTTGAACCGCTGAGAGTCCCCCTCACCCGTCCTGCGGACAGCCTCTCCCCCACTGGGAGAGAGGGCCGGGGTGGGCGGTTCGTGGGAAGCTTTCTTGGCCTCAGGGCCATGCGCATGGCCCTTGCACCGAAAACCGTGCGGACCGCAGCCTTCAGGCTGCTTTTACGCACTCTCCGGAGTCGAGCGTTGAAGCGGCCTAAAGGCCACGGTCCGGAGGAACGGTTCATGGGAAGCCTGCTTGGTTTCAAAACCATGCTCTCGCCTCATGAACCCGGCAGGGCGAGTCCGTCCCGGCGAGCCGCTCGACGTGACTGGAACACGTCCGACTCGGCTCGCTGGGGACAGGCTCGCCCTACCGTCAGGTTCATGGGAAGAAACCCAAACCACAGCCGCGGCTGGCGAAGTTGGTTGTTCACGATCCTCTTCACGGCTGGTCCCGCCTTCTGGTTTTTCCATCCACCGTTCATGAACCATGTCATGCTGCCGTTTCTGAAAGTGATCGGCGCGTTCTGA
- a CDS encoding NUDIX domain-containing protein, with protein MTLDPRSPHTRRTRTSAGLLMFRMREGRLEVFLAHPGGPLFARKDENHWSIPKGELDPGEDLLAAAIREFKEEVGIEPTGEFLPLGSIQQKGGKVVHAWAFRGDWPDGQSHRCNTFEMEWPPRSGRIQQFPEIDRVEFFPLPEARRKLKATQHPFLDRLAEALGAL; from the coding sequence ATGACTCTTGATCCACGTTCCCCACACACGCGGAGAACCCGAACCAGCGCCGGCCTGCTGATGTTCCGAATGCGCGAAGGTCGTTTGGAGGTTTTCCTCGCGCATCCGGGCGGGCCGTTGTTCGCGCGCAAGGACGAGAACCATTGGAGCATTCCCAAAGGCGAACTAGATCCCGGCGAGGATCTGCTGGCCGCGGCCATCCGTGAATTCAAAGAAGAAGTCGGGATCGAACCCACCGGCGAGTTCCTTCCACTCGGCTCGATCCAGCAGAAGGGCGGGAAGGTGGTGCACGCGTGGGCGTTTCGCGGAGATTGGCCGGATGGCCAAAGCCATCGCTGTAACACCTTCGAAATGGAATGGCCGCCGCGCTCCGGCAGAATCCAGCAGTTCCCAGAGATCGACCGCGTGGAGTTCTTCCCTCTCCCGGAGGCGCGGCGAAAGCTGAAAGCGACTCAGCATCCCTTCTTGGATCGACTGGCCGAAGCGCTGGGCGCGCTGTAA